The Zingiber officinale cultivar Zhangliang chromosome 10A, Zo_v1.1, whole genome shotgun sequence genome contains a region encoding:
- the LOC122026947 gene encoding trihelix transcription factor ASIL1-like, with the protein MDGSLPSSGPDPAPPSAPKVPDKGKRDEWSEGGVLCLLEVYESKWVLRNRAKLKGSDWEEIARLVSMRCSGTKALKTPTQCKNKIEALKKRYRSESTLTHDPTSTSSWQFYSRMDDLLKGSANCLVNPKSNHGIDLQALPKAETDVEVDDHLHDSNHDDGSNTMPIDVNTNADKIDDKRMDNRGIYGNLSTPRIKEATADMVGGSDPGSSSKKRKVTVSEVAESIRLLAQSILQIEQARMEMYKDSERMRAETEIKRGEMELKRTEIIANTQLQIAKLFMRRMHKGSSKKQNPS; encoded by the coding sequence ATGGATGGTTCTCTCCCCTCGTCCGGCCCGGATCCTGCGCCGCCTTCTGCGCCGAAGGTCCCAGACAAGGGAAAGAGGGACGAGTGGAGCGAGGGCGGCGTTCTCTGCTTGTTGGAGGTTTACGAGTCCAAGTGGGTACTGCGAAATCGGGCGAAGCTGAAGGGGAGTGACTGGGAGGAGATCGCGCGCCTGGTGTCTATGCGGTGCTCGGGGACTAAGGCGCTCAAGACCCCGACCCAGTGCAAGAACAAGATCGAGGCTTTGAAGAAGCGCTACCGTTCTGAGTCCACCCTCACCCATGATcccacctccacctcctcgtGGCAGTTTTACTCTCGCATGGATGATCTGCTAAAGGGCTCCGCGAATTGCTTAGTCAATCCTAAATCCAACCATGGCATCGATCTCCAGGCTCTGCCGAAGGCAGAAACGGATGTCGAAGTAGACGACCACTTGCACGATAGCAATCACGACGATGGCTCTAATACAATGCCAATCGACGTTAATACTAATGCTGATAAGATTGATGACAAGAGGATGGATAACAGGGGCATCTATGGTAATCTGAGCACACCGAGGATCAAGGAGGCCACTGCTGATATGGTCGGTGGTAGTGACCCTGGTAGTTCgtccaagaagagaaaagtcaCAGTTAGTGAGGTGGCAGAGAGCATCAGGTTATTGGCACAGTCCATACTGCAGATTGAGCAGGCGAGGATGGAGATGTACAAGGATTCTGAGAGGATGAGAGCAGAGACAGAGATTAAAAGAGGTGAGATGGAGCTTAAAAGGACTGAGATTATAGCAAATACACAGCTGCAGATTGCTAAGCTCTTCATGAGGAGAATGCACAAAGGAAGTAGTAAGAAACAAAATCCATCCTAA